Within the Pseudomonadota bacterium genome, the region TGCCCTGGCAAGACCTGCAACCTCACTATTCTTGATAATACCTGCAATCTGCTTGACTGCGTCAAAATCACCGTCAGAGGCTATCGGAAAGCCTGCTTCGATGATATCAACGCCAAGGATTTCAAGCTGCCTGGCAACCCGAAGTTTCTCCTGTGTGTTCATGGTATTTCCTGGTGACTGCTCCCCATCCCTCAGTGTTGTATCAAATATAAAGATTCTTTTTGACATATCCACCTCTTTGTTTTTTGTGATAAACGATGGACGACCGTCCCGCCTATGGCGTGACTTGGACGACCATTCGTCCCGCATAAAGCGGGACTCATTAGAACGTTTTTAAATGCGTCCTTCGTCCTTCGTCTTCAGCCTTTTAAATATCAGCTCAAGGAACTCCTGTTCCCGATCCACATCAACTTCTATTGACAGGTAGAAGAGATTTTCCGGAACCTCCATGTGGGTAATCTTTACGGCATCCTTTTCTGTAGTTACAATTACATCTGTATCCTCAAAAGATGAGATCCTATCTATATCCTTTTGCTTATAGGCATAATGGTCAGGATATGCAATCTCATGAATAACATTGGCTCCCAGATCTCTTAACAGGTTAAAAAATGATTCGTTATCACCCAGCCCTGAAAAGGCAAGGATGCCTTTTCCTTTCAGAAAATTGTAATTGGCAATAAGATTGTGTCTGAGATTGTAGAGATACGCCGGTTTATATTTCACTTTAAATGCTGGTATACCTTTAGTTATATCCTTTATGTCATTATCCAGATCGCCCTTATTCACCAATATTATGTCTGCCTCTTTAATCCTTTCAAATGGTTCTCTGCACGGACCGAGTGGAAATAGTGCATTATTTTTCCCGCCCTCTTTTCCATTGAGAACGAGTATCTCAATATCCTTTTTGATGTTCTTCAATTGAAAACCATCATCAAGCAGCGCCACATCCATTTTAAATGTTTTTATCCCATCGTCAATCGCCCGTGCCCTATTGATGCCGACAATCACGGGACATTGGCCTTTTTTTGCAAGCATTATAGCTTCATCTCCCACATCTTCTGCACTATCCTTACCTGCATCTATAGAAAATATGCCCTTTCTTTTTCTCTTATAACCCCTTGTAATTATCCCGGGGTTAAAACCCTCCCTTTTAAGCTCTGCCGCAAGTTTTTCAACTATTGGAGTTTTGCCAGTGCCCCCTAATGAAATGTTGCCAATACTTATTACAGGGATGGGGGCTTCCTCAACTTTCATCATACCGGTTTTGTACATATACTCCCTCAATAATAGGCACTTACCATACAGATAAGAAAGAAAAAAAAGGGGGATATACAAAATAAATTTTATATATTTTGCCTCTCCTTTCCATATTCTTCTTATGGTATTTTGCATGTATTGAGTTAGTTTATATCAAAAAGAGTGCCAAAAATCAAAAACTTTGCTATAATTCAACTATAAACAAAGCTGTTAAGGAGGAAAAGATGAAACATAAATTAATCTATTTTTTACCATTACTTATAGTGTTTTTTCTTTTCTCAGAGGGGTTAAGCAAGGAGGAGGTCAAGATGGGCCAACTTAAGATAGCAAGTCCTGCCTTTAAGGACAACGGGTCCATACCCAGACAGTATACCTGTGATGGAAAGGATATGAATCCACCCCTTATTATTGAAAATGTTCTGAAAGAGGCAAAGTCCCTCGCATTAATCGTTGATGATCCTGATGCCCCGGTAGGCCTATGGGTTCACTGGGTGATGTGGAATATTGACCCTAAAATAAAAGAAATTAAAGAAAATTATGTACCAAAGGGCGCCATACAGGGTATAAACGATTTTAGAAAAAACAATTATGGAGGACCATGCCCGCCTTCCGGCACCCACAGGTATTTTTTCAAACTGTATGCCCTTGATACCACGCTCAACATTAGCCCCAACTCTACAAAGGCCGACCTTGAAAAAGCCATGAAGGGACATATTCTTGCACAGGCTCAGATTATAGGGCTATACAAAAAAAGATAGTCGTTTAGATAGCTTTTTGCTCTGAGCGCTTTTTTCGATTATGAATAAAATTATTTCATGAAATTATGGAAGATGGTATTAACAAAAAATTAGCTATTGATATATTCAACTCCGCACTACACGCAGCGGATCCTTATGAGTCTGTAAGAATACATACAGATTATATTGTCTCTACATATCATAACGAAAAATTCAATAAACTATTCCTTGTGAGTTTTGGTAAGGCTGCGTTTCCAATGACACGGGCGGTTATAGATTCTGCAGGCGATATCATCACCAGCGGGATAGTCATTACTAAATATGGTCACGCCACAAAGACTGACCTCTCCAACAAGATCAATATCTTCGAGGCAGGTCATCCGGTGCCAGATGAAAACGGGTTCAGGGTAACAAAAAACATTATCAATCTTCTTAAAAAAGCTGACCGGCAAACCCTCGTGGTATCTCTGATATCTGGCGGCGGTTCTGCCCTCCTCGTAGCCCCCTGTAACGGCATAACCCTCAGCGAAAAACAACGGGTCACAGAATTGTTACTCAAGGCAGGGGCAAACATTAATGAGCTTAATACCATAAGGAAACACATCTCAGGCGTGAAGGGGGGAAGGCTTGCAGAGCTTGCTTTTCCTGCAAAAACATTATCCCTTATACTCTCAGATGTTATCGGTGACAGGTTGGATGTCATTTCCTCAGGACCTACATCGCCTGATAAAACAACCTACCAGGATGCCCTCGGTGTAATCAGCAAATACAACCTAACTGACAGAGTTCCACAAAAGATATTAAGCTTATTAAAAGATGGCGTACAGGGTAATTTACCAGAAACCCCAAAAGAGGGAAACCCAATATTTGAGAAGGTTGAAAACATTATTGTGGGTAGTAACAGGATGGCAACTGATGCCGCAAGGATAAAGGCTTCCGAACTCGGGTTTGATGCATCTGTAATATCAACTGAGATTCAGGGGGAAGCAAAAGAGGTTGGCAGCTTGTTTGCAAAAAAGGCAATTGAAATTAGAAGGTCAAACGTCAGGAAACCCATTTGTTTAATTGCCGGAGGCGAAACAACGGTGACTGTAAAGGGTAATGGTACAGGTGGGAGAAATATGGAGATGGCGCTGTCGTTTGCATTAGAGATTGATGGTATTGATGGTATTACATTTCTCTCTGCCGGGAGTGACGGTACAGATGGACCTACCGATGCGGCAGGCGCTTTCGTTGACGGACAAACTGTTAAAAGTGCAAAGGTTAAAGGTCTTGACCCTGAGGTATATTTAAAAAATAACGACTCCTACAATCTTTTCGATAAAATCAATGGACTTTTTATCACAGGCCCAACAGGCACAAATGTTATGGATATCCAGATTATATTGATTGCCTGAGCCTCCTTTCATTGGCTGACAGTACTGATTGAAAAAAGTGGCGGGTGGATTAAACTGCTATAGCACATAGGGCATTTACTCGGTTTTGTCAACCTACCCCTTTTTTTAAACACAAAGCCGCACTTCTCACATTGAGCAGGTTTAACAACAAGACGCTGGTTACCCTTGTTCATTGTTTTTTTGATATGTTCAATATGGTCACACACATCCTTCTCGGAAATTCTTGCATACGTGGATATGTCTTTTGCAGAGAGGGTATATTCTTCGAGGAGGGCCTTTATATACTTCCGTATTGTATCATGCCTTTCAACGGGCTCCGGAGGCTCTTTTGGTCTCTTTTTCCTCATTTCACATTATAACGTAAAGCTCCTCTCCGGGCAAATGGTAAAGATGGCCTTATCGGGGAGTGCAATAGATAAGAAACAATTAGGTGAGCTTTTCCTATTAAAGTTTTTTTGTTA harbors:
- a CDS encoding YbhB/YbcL family Raf kinase inhibitor-like protein; translated protein: MKHKLIYFLPLLIVFFLFSEGLSKEEVKMGQLKIASPAFKDNGSIPRQYTCDGKDMNPPLIIENVLKEAKSLALIVDDPDAPVGLWVHWVMWNIDPKIKEIKENYVPKGAIQGINDFRKNNYGGPCPPSGTHRYFFKLYALDTTLNISPNSTKADLEKAMKGHILAQAQIIGLYKKR
- a CDS encoding glycerate kinase — protein: MEDGINKKLAIDIFNSALHAADPYESVRIHTDYIVSTYHNEKFNKLFLVSFGKAAFPMTRAVIDSAGDIITSGIVITKYGHATKTDLSNKINIFEAGHPVPDENGFRVTKNIINLLKKADRQTLVVSLISGGGSALLVAPCNGITLSEKQRVTELLLKAGANINELNTIRKHISGVKGGRLAELAFPAKTLSLILSDVIGDRLDVISSGPTSPDKTTYQDALGVISKYNLTDRVPQKILSLLKDGVQGNLPETPKEGNPIFEKVENIIVGSNRMATDAARIKASELGFDASVISTEIQGEAKEVGSLFAKKAIEIRRSNVRKPICLIAGGETTVTVKGNGTGGRNMEMALSFALEIDGIDGITFLSAGSDGTDGPTDAAGAFVDGQTVKSAKVKGLDPEVYLKNNDSYNLFDKINGLFITGPTGTNVMDIQIILIA
- a CDS encoding transcriptional regulator, which encodes MRKKRPKEPPEPVERHDTIRKYIKALLEEYTLSAKDISTYARISEKDVCDHIEHIKKTMNKGNQRLVVKPAQCEKCGFVFKKRGRLTKPSKCPMCYSSLIHPPLFSISTVSQ
- a CDS encoding 2-isopropylmalate synthase (catalyzes the formation of 2-isopropylmalate from acetyl-CoA and 2-oxoisovalerate in leucine biosynthesis), whose translation is MSKRIFIFDTTLRDGEQSPGNTMNTQEKLRVARQLEILGVDIIEAGFPIASDGDFDAVKQIAGIIKNSEVAGLARA
- the lpxK gene encoding tetraacyldisaccharide 4'-kinase; translation: MQNTIRRIWKGEAKYIKFILYIPLFFLSYLYGKCLLLREYMYKTGMMKVEEAPIPVISIGNISLGGTGKTPIVEKLAAELKREGFNPGIITRGYKRKRKGIFSIDAGKDSAEDVGDEAIMLAKKGQCPVIVGINRARAIDDGIKTFKMDVALLDDGFQLKNIKKDIEILVLNGKEGGKNNALFPLGPCREPFERIKEADIILVNKGDLDNDIKDITKGIPAFKVKYKPAYLYNLRHNLIANYNFLKGKGILAFSGLGDNESFFNLLRDLGANVIHEIAYPDHYAYKQKDIDRISSFEDTDVIVTTEKDAVKITHMEVPENLFYLSIEVDVDREQEFLELIFKRLKTKDEGRI